TATAATTGCAAATGATTTGTTGAATCTAAGATCAAATTGGGAACCAAATTTCAGATCTTAGTAGAAGTTAGTACAAAAAGGGAGAGTTGCTCGCCAGGTGCAAGCTTTGTTTGCAAAGATCAAATGAGGAACCAAATTGTGGTACACTGTTATAGTTGGTTGGCTAAAAAGAAATCCATAGTACTTTCTCAGATAATTCATGAAAGCTCAACCCATGCACTTATTAAAGGTGTGGTAGCTGCAGTTGTACCTACTAGTAGTTCTGAGGTTTGCAGCCTTTGTTGTGCAATGAAAAACACCAGGTTCGGAGATTAAGCAGTTAAGGAAGACATTGCTGAGCAGCGTTCATGATTTTCTAAACTCTGGGTTGATCAAATCCCAGGCAAATCCTCACTAACGCTTGTTAGCTGGCCAATTCTACAGCTTCCTCTTTTATGCGGCCTGGTCCTCTTCTTGACCAGAATTTAAGGCTTTCTCTCTGACTTAGCATCCATGttgaagagaaaatgaattTCTTGATGTGGTGAATCTTGTTTGATTTGCTGAATACCACTAATAGATGATATTGCAGATTGGTAAgaaattctttaattttattcacaTTCTACAAAGATGTACTAATGTACTATTTCCAAAGTAATAATTTCTTGGCAATTTGAGAAACTAGACAATTGCTTCTGCAAAATGGTTTTGAGGCTCTAACTTATTCTTCTTGGCATCCAGTTTTCAATTCTTATACATGGAGTAAAAGTTTACAAGTCAATTGTTATTTAGTTCACTGGCTAATCTGCTCCATTACTAATCAATAGTATTCTGTATTGGTATTGgtcttttaacttctttttctgAACTGATGCATGTATGTAGTACCAGAAACCACCCTACCAGCAAAGTTGCAGAATCAATCAGAACCTTCTTAGACCAATGTAATTTATTGGTTCTCCAATGACTAAGAAGAAGAGCTGGTTCAACACAGTGAAGAGGTTCTTTATAAGAGAGACAAACTCAAAACAAGAAATGGTAAAGTAATTTGCTTATTTGTGCAGTTTTGGTCTTTGATTCTGTTCCTCACTGCTAGAACAATTATCAGGATAGGAGAAGGAAATGGATTTTTGGAGGGCTTAAGATCAAAAGGTTAGCCTCGCTCATTGCACCATCATCATTAAATGAAAGAAATCTAGGTGCGGCTGAGGAAGAGCAGATCAAGCATGCTCTTGCTGTGGCCCATGCCAACATTGCTGCTGCTGAAGCAGCTGTTACAACTGCTCTAGTTGCTGCTGAGATTGTCTGGTTCACCAGCACCCCTCAATATAACCATCAATGTGTAAATGAAGTGGAAGGTTCAGTCATTAGAGTTCAAGGTGAAGCCCCTCAGTCCAACTATCAATGTGTGAGAGAATCCATGAATTTGCTGCCATTAGAATTCAGTCTGCCTTTTGGGGTTACCTTTTGTGTTTAAAGTAGGTCTCTCTATCTCATATCTCcttcctcaaattttatttattatccgCTAATTGATATGTGATGGAAACTATGTATATGATATTGTTCTGCCTGTTAGAAGAAAACATATATCAAAATTTGGTACTGACAGCAAATTTATGTCAACTTTTAACTCTAATAATagcaggagaaaaaaaaaacacacacacacacacacaaattagacctatatttttaaagttctcacagattgtataattttgatgaaaatatgTGGGAGAGTTTTGCAGGCAAGGAAAGCTTTGCGGGGAAAAGGAATTATGAGGCAGAGCTGTAAGATGCCAAACCATGACTACCCTAAAGCTCTTGCAGTCCATTGTAATTATTCAGTCACAAGGCTGCACAAGAATATTTGGAATGGTGGAAGGCACTTGGAATTATGTTGGAAGTGAACAATCGCAGAATTGGAAAGACAATATGACAAGGGTATGTAATGCAGCAAGAACTGGCTTATTCTATTGTGAACAACACaactcccataaaaaaaaatctgtttctcATTTCACCTGTGCTGCAGATGGCAGGTATTTCATAAATATCAGAAtttcatttaaatgttaaaatttttattattaaataaatgaatagcaATAGTTATTTCATTTTAACTTCTTATATTGCATGCATTATTGATTAATATTCtctgcaatatatatatttttaactggTTAGAAATCTATCTTAAAGTGCTCCCCCTGGAGCTCATTTTATGGTACTAATTGGCTCCTATTTGGGTGGAGAGATGCTCTTTGGATACTGATTTTTCTTATTCTATTATTGTTGTAATTGCAGCCACTCCTTGGGCTATTTGGAATGCAGTTTTATAGAGCCATGCTCGAAGGAAAGGCTGCCGATATTTCTCAAGCTCTTAATTACGGCAGGCATGTGGTCATGATCTGTCACAAAGCAATGACTGGGAATCATTCCCTAAATGTAGCTTTAAACCCCCTGTCTACAATTGGAAATGATTTGTTGAATTTAAAATCAAACAGGGAACCAAATTTTGGATCTTAGTAGAAGTTACTACAAAAGGAAGAGTTGCTTGCTAGGTGCAAGCTTTGTTTGCAAAGATCAAATGAGGAACCAAATTGTGATACACTGTTAAAGTTGGTTGGCTAAAAGTAAATCCGTAGTACTTTCTCAGACAATTTGTGAAAGCTCAATCCATGCACTTATTAAAGGTGTGGTAGCTGCAGTTGTACCTACTAGTCGCTCTGAGGATTGCAGCCATTATTGTGCAATGCAAAACACCTAGTTCGAAGGATTTGAGCAGTTAGGAAGACATTGCTGAGTGGCATTAGTGATTTTCTAAACGCTGGGTTGATCAAATCCCAGGAAAATCCTCACTAATGCTTGTTAGCATGCCAATTCTACAGCTTCCTCTTTTATGCAGACTAGTCCTCTTCTTGACCAGAATTTAAGACTTTCACTCTGACTTAGCATCCATGtcgaagagaaaataaatttcttgatgTGGTGAATCTTGTTTGATTTGCTGAATACCATTAATAGATGATATTGCAGATTGGtaagaaattattaaatatcATTCACATTCTACAAAGATGTACTAATGTACAATTTCCAAAGCATTAATTTTTTGGCAATTTGAGAAACTAGAGAATTGCTTTTGCAAAGTGGCTTTGAGGTTCTACCTTATTCTTCTTAGAATCCAGTTTTCAAATCTTACAAGGAGTAAAAGTTTACGAGTCAATTGTCATCAAGTTCACTGACTAATCTGCTCCATTACTAATCAATAGtattctttttgataagtactaATCAATAGTATTCTGTATTGGTATtggtttttaacttctttttctgAACTGATGCATGTATGTACTACCAGAAACCACCCTACCAGTGAAGTTGCAGAATCAATCAGAACCTTCTTAGACCAATGTAATTTATTGGTTCTCCAATGGCTAAGAAGAAGAGCTGGTTCAACATAGTGCAGAGGTTCATTATAAGAGAGACAAACTCTAAACAAGAAATGGTAAATTAATTTGCTTACTTGTTCAGTTTTGGTCTTTGATTCTGTTCCTCACTGCTAGAACAATTATCAGGATTTTTGGAGGGCTTAAGATCAAAAGATTAGCCTCGCTCACTTCACCGTCATCATTAAATGAAAGAACTCTTGGTGAGGCTGGGGAAGAGCAGATCAAGCATGCTCTTGCTGTGGCCCATGCCACCACTGCTGCTGCTGAAGCAGCTGTTACGACTGCTCTAATTGTTGTTGCGGTTGTCCAGTTCACCCCTCAATATAACCATCAATGTGTAAATGAAGTGGAAGAGTTTTCAGTCATTAGAGTTCAAGGTGAAGCCCCTCAGTCCAACCATCACTGTGTGAGATAAATCCATGAATTTGCTGCCACTAGAATTCAGTCTGCCTTTCAGGGTTACCTTGTGAGTTTAAAGAAGGTCTCTCTATCTCATATCTcctttctcaaattttattttttttctggtAATTGACATGTGTTGGAAACTATGTATATGATATAGTTCTGCCGGATAGAAGAAAACATATATCAGGAATTTGGTATTGACAGAAAATTTATGTCTACTTTTAACTCTAATAATAGTGGCGGGGGGGTGGGAACACAAATTAGACCTGTTTTTTAAGTTCTCACAGATTgtataattatgaaaatatttgtgagAGTTTTGCAAGCAAGGAAAACTTTGTGGACTTAGAAGGGAATTGTGAGGCAGAGCAGTATGATGCCAAACTATAACTACCCTAAAGTTCTTCCAGTCCACTGTAATTATTCAGTCACAAGGCTGCGCAAGAATATTTGGAATGGTGGAAGGCACTTAGAATTATGATGGAAGTGAACAATCGCAGAATTGGAAAGACAAGATAACAAGGGTATGTGATGCTGCAAGAACTGGCTTGTTCTATTGTGAACAACACAACTCCCATAAAAACCTGTTTCTCATTTATCTCTTTCAGGAACATTAGTCTTCTGCTTAACCATTTTACATTATAGTATTTTAACTTACTTTGTCTCTAAGTTATGGATGGCAAAATGTTATGATTTTCAGATAGACACAAGGAATCAAAGAAGGTGGGATGAcagtgttttgtcaaaggaagAGTCAGTTGCATTGTTTATGAGTAGGAAAGAGACCATGCTTAAGAGAGAACGGATAAAGGAGTAGTGGTTTATCCATCTGGTAAGGTCCTTTTGCTTTATGATCTTatgattatatatttctcaaatTTTGGTTCAACTACTGATGTTttcaactgaaaatattttcagtagTCAGCAGATATGGATCAAAACTTAGTAAGTGGAAGATGAAGGCATTGGTTGGATCAATGGGTAAATACACAAATTACCCTAAGTAGAGAACTTGAAGATTTGGACTCAGCTTTGACTTCAAATCGAAGACAAAGAGAGGACTATGAAAGAAGGCAACTTAAGCTAAGAAATGTTGAGGGACAGAGTAAGTTGGAAGGATTGAATTCTCCAACATTTGTTCCCAGAGTATCAATTCATTATAGGAGACCATGCTCTTTGGGAGATCATAATTCTTTGTCAAGCTCTCCTGTTGTTCCAGCTTACATGAATGCAACTAAATCTGCAAAGGAAAAGGCAAGATCAATGAGCTCGTGAAAAATAAGGCCCATGAATTTTGATACATGCTCTGAAAGCTCTTCACCATATAAGAATAAACTCATATCCTTTATTACTACTGAAGTGCCAAGTGGTGGTAGGATTGGCAAGACTAGTGGTTTCTAGTAGATATCCAAGCTCAAAAGGCCTTCCAAGTCCTATAAAATCCAGTAGGAAGGTAAAGGATCTCAGTTTTAACTCAAAGTGCTCATTTCAGACTTTGGATAGACATGGCTTTAGATAATTTCAGAAGTTTGGTGCAAGAAGAGAACTTGGTTAGTGTGTCAGGTTGGAGTGGAGAACATAGTCTGTAATTTAATCTAGTTTGAATAGTTAAACAATGGTGTGCTATTTAATCTCATCATCAAATGAGTAGCTCACTGTAATGCTGCATTGTAATTTAATCTAGTTGgaactctactctccctccctccaaATTGGCCATTAAAGTGTATTGAAGTTTGGGTTGCATGAGagacttttttttctctgttcaATACCAATGGATAAGTGTGTTTAACCCCCAACGtgcaaaagaaataaataaatctattttacatcaccaaaaatttcattatttattttaactacCCACTTTTTagcaaatcatttttttataggtaactTTTTAAACACATCCgatatctctttttcttttttttcctttgcaataccgctaattaaaataatatttttttacctacCCAATTCCAAAATCCAGCAGCAAGTCAGCAACTTTTatccattaaaattaaaaataataaaaataaaaacaccaaacCCAATAGCAACCACCCTCACAAAAACCCAACCACTGCTCAAATACCTAGAAATTTTCACACAAAATCCAACCACCACAGCCACTGcaccacaaagcccaacaaccacccaaaaaaacactcaacaaCCCACGCAAAGGGCCAGTGTCACCACTCTCGACCCAACAACCTTCCACAAAACCCATCAATCACAGCCAAATCAATTTGCAAACTCACACCCAACTTTCCAATTGATTTGCAAACTCACACCCACCCCAACGCCACCTCCATAATCTCCCCAGTCACATTGTTGGAACCCCGTAGCCTTGCATGATGCAGAGTCCTATTTCCTCCATTGCTAGCCGAAAAGAATTTtgtggatgagagagagagagagaggaataaaaTAAGGGGGGAAATGATTTGCATATTGTACAGTGGtcatttatttttagatgttACTATATCATTTTGTAAAAACTTAGCACATTGATGAAGTACCTGATGTGTTGAGGGTGATTTTGTGTGATTCTATGTATTTGGTACTTTATTTTACACAAACAAAATCTAAGACAACCGCTTTTGTCCACTGcattgaagaaggaagaaatacTCTCGTCTGGAAAGAGGTAGCATTAGGCAAGGTACTCGAATTACTGGCAAAGGAGCATCCACATCCATGTGCATATGAAGCACATTTTCAAGCGTAGGATAGTGCATTGCAATATCAAATGTCATCATTTGTGTTGGGTATGGGGCCTAGGCCTGCCCAATTAGGGAGCCATTATGAGCCCAACCAAGCTTAAGGGAGCTTACTCTTCCAAGCTATTGTAATGGCTTAGGAAAACCACACCATTAAACATGGCAGGTTCCTTTCAAGAAGAATTTACTACTACAGCAACTTGATTAACTGAGATACACATCCTAATAGTTTCTGAAGTACTTGCATTTTCACTCACACAAAGATCACACCATATATGGCCACTGCCCCAAGATACTTGACATTAAATCTAGTACATAAAACCAGATCACTAACTTGAGATTAATGCACAAAACATAATGgacaaaataatatcaaaaagagaGAATCAAATTAAGGGTTAAGTTAGTCTAACCTCTCAAATAAAAGTTAAACTTCCTATAAGATCTACCCACTCTGATCTGGAATCTAATTTCAACATCAAGATGTCAATAAATTGAGATGTGACAGCTCATGTACACAACAGAAAACAATCATAGTAGTCCTCACAGAAGCTTTTGTAAATAACAAGTGAAAACTCAGTAGTATCTACGAAAACAAACTCAATACTTTAAAATAGCTCCAGCATTTCAAATCTGCCGTCTTCAGCAGTGCTTAAGCATAATAAAAGCAATGTAAAAGCCTACATATGTGTCTATACTATGCTCATAATCCCGACATATCAAGATTCTTCATCTCAAactgagaaaataaaaagcagTTTAATAGCAGTACACATATGTCCATCCAATTCTCATCATCTTTTCTTAAAACCATATTTCTTACGTTCATAGAATAGATCTGTTTTGGCACTCcctaaattgacaatttttggACATCCATCCCTATCTTTCTCCTGCTGTGTACACTCTTTGCAATAGTAGGCATCAGAAATACCCACTCCTCCACAAATAACACAGCGACCTTGAAAGGATCCATAGTTGCATTCATCACAAACTCGAACAAGTGTGCAAGGGCGCACGTAGGAATCACATATTACACACTTTCCATCACATTTTTCACAAAGTCGTCCAATAGCAATTCCTGGCTGCTTCCGCCACATAATCAAATCTGGATGATGCTTGGCCATGCTTTCCGCTACACGATCTTAGTTGCTGAACAAGAATAGGAAAAGAGAATGTTAAAATCCATGCATGACATATATAATCAGgatatttcatcaaaaaaacagaaaatctCAAGTACAAACATGaaagaaaacatataaatattaaattagggGATAATTGTAGCTAGAAATTATGATGTCACTAGTAGATCTCGAACCTATACTATGATCAGTTGCAATGTCCACCCTGATCTATAATGTTTTGTAATAAACACACTAATATGAGATCAATTTGCAATGAGCATTGTGCACCCACGTTTTAAACTAGTGGGATAGGGCAGGATGGATGATGGATCTACAAATTAATGTGCACAAATCGGTTAATTGTGACGGATTACAGCACCCACCACCTAAACTGcccattaatttgataattttgagtTGGATGTTAACAAGGACACTACAAATTAATCTAGGCAAATGATATTAATTGCACAAATTTATTTGATAGATTCCATCAAGTGAATTATCACTTTGATACATTTATTCAAAAGTAAAGagatttttcttctaatttccACTTCCCCTCTCTATGACCGTACAAATACAATTAGACATGAAGTTGGACTAAGcctattaaaatttaaatgtgaAGATTAAAATTGAGATACATGCCAATGCTCTTTAactttctgttttctttttttatttatttaatcagTTTGTCATAGAATCAAATACAATTAAGCAAGTTGCATGTTCCTTAAATTCCAAAAGAAAcggaaaagagaaaatgaatatGGCAGATTTACAGTTGGTGTCAagattcttctcaaaaataaaaaattaaattaaaaaaaaaaaaaaaaaaggtgtcaaGATAAACTATATACATTTCCTGATAAATAACTGTGCATGGGCAACAAGAGAAAGAAACCAATGCAGTGCCTaataaacacaatttcaaaCATTAGTCCAGGATGGAAAAATCctacaattatataaaaatttgcagaaaaatgaaattaaacaaTGACATTTACAAGCATGCTTATgttcatgttcatgcatgactCAGGTTTTCAAACAAATTCAAGAATGGCACAAAAAAATCCACTTCAGGGTATGCATCAATCATTCCGCTTCCATAACTACGCAAGCTACCAAATCAAGTTATCTAGACAAATCAGGTCAGAAACTAGTTAGGAATGCAATATGTtaccatttttcattttcattttttctaagTAAACTTTAGGCGGAATATGTTTCTGTATACACATTACACATAATTACCAACTGGTCAAAGTTTTCCCAGTCCTAACCAAAATTAAGGGTTACATATCATCACACTACAGAAATAACTGCCTAAAACAATCACCATGGTCCAAGAGCCAAGTCCTACAGTTATGAAACCAATATGCGATATGGAGGATTAGGCTATTCTTCATGTTTATCCCAAGTCCATATGACATATAATGGGTACCAAACTCAATATATCAACCGCTTGAATTTTGGGCCACTAATGCAAACCAGGATGTTATCAGGTCCTCAGGTTCCAAGCAATGTATAAAATCAAAAGACCCACTCCAAAACTAATTAAACAAGAGTAAAAATtccatttaattaaatttgcTTCCCAATATTTAACCCAAACAATCATACCCCCCACCCTTGTCAGTGGGATGGTACCTCCCCATGCATGAAGTGCTTGGGGGTTAGGGGGGGAGAGGTTCAAGCTGCAAGGTCAGCAGCACatattaatgtatatatttCTAACAGCCCAAAAATTTAACCCAAACAATCATGTTTCTTAGTCATCAACAATTATTGACATAAATAAAACAGAAACACACAACTAAAGGACATATGAAAAGCAAGATGAAGCCTATTGACACATAGgccatcatcaaataaaatcTGACAGTTCATagaactcctttttttttttttttttttggtatcagATTAAAAGAGCCCTAAAAACCTACCTTGTTCTACAACAAGTATTTGCACCACTAGTTCCCTGACACAAACCCTtcattttgaataaatttaaaaaataataaaatatgagagtGACCAACTCAACAGGGTAAGGCCTCCTAATAATTACTTCGAGGATGATTAGCATCCAAAGAAGAACTTGAGAATTTTATACAACAATAAAGAAACCTATACCAAATCTACATCTTTATATAGGGCTCAAAACCAAATTCATAAGGAAACCATAacacaaaaaaggaaataagGCTAGGTCAAATGAAACTCCTATAACATTTTCTCACTGCTAAACCAAATCAAATAGGAAAAAGTACAAGTATTTTTCATTAGTAATTTACACAAACACAaggtgggtcttgaacccacaacctcaccctccaccttgctcttGCAAACCAagaagtgccatttgagctaaagCTCATTAGCCCAAAAATCACGCCAAAAGCTAAAATCAATGCAGCCAAAAACCTCATATTGTAGCTCCAGAATAACCTACCCACAACCATGTTTTTATCTTTACACTTTCTTTGGGgaatttcatcaaacacttaAGCGGCACTTTCCCTATGCTATTACTTTTAGACAAATTTGATAACTTTCATAACCCATCTAGAACCCAGACAAAACCccacaaaaagaatcaaactttaAAGAGAACATCGAAAATAAAAAGTGTACTAATGGTGAAAGCATCGAAATATTGAACAAAAATGGATGTGTGGGTGAGTCACTAATCACTATCACAGAAGCAAATGCAAAACCCCAAATCCGAGAAGAAAGAGATGAGGTACTGCAGTACATACCAGGAGGATTGATCGATCTCTTTTAAGGTTTTATGATTTTCTCAGCCTCTGGACTCTGGTCTGCTGTTAGTTGTTACTTGTTAAACGGAGCAACGACTGTCctgcttatattttttttagggaactttattttttttttggataaaataatttttttataaataatattattagcaaaaaaaaaaaaaaattacaaatatataacatgaatataatttgttgtgtcaCTCAATACAATTATGTGattgaaattaattataaaaaaaaaattaaattattgtacATTGAAGAACTATATCTAGATTTTACTATGCTATCATGGACATTGGTTCAATTTCATAAGTAATTTTAATGCATATTTATTGGGGACTTAACTAGATATGAGTTTCTACATTTGTTTTATGAGGTAAAAATATTACTGATTTTCTCAGTCTCTTATTTTTGTCCAAAGAATTAAGGTTTGAATCTCATTTACACTAAAAATGATTCCATTAATGTCTTTTTCTAATAGTAAATAGTGAATAACAATTATTGTAAATTCAAATTAGCTCAATTAATAAAgtattttatcatcaaataagagAGACTTGATATTCAAGTTCTACTTACAACACCAAAACCAATTAGTGTTTTggtcaaataattaaaaaaatcaatatggTGTGGatgtcaaaattgaaaatttattttatctataaattttattaaaaaaatttttaaaaaaaaaaaaaaaaagaagaagaagaaaaagaaagagatgaacCATCATGCAATTGACACCGTACCGTACATTTCAAATCATATAAGATGAAAATATACtaagacttttattttaataagtaaattttgaaaagtttattttcaatttttaaaa
This genomic stretch from Quercus robur chromosome 4, dhQueRobu3.1, whole genome shotgun sequence harbors:
- the LOC126724248 gene encoding PHD finger-like domain-containing protein 5A: MAKHHPDLIMWRKQPGIAIGRLCEKCDGKCVICDSYVRPCTLVRVCDECNYGSFQGRCVICGGVGISDAYYCKECTQQEKDRDGCPKIVNLGSAKTDLFYERKKYGFKKR